The DNA sequence ATTAACGGTTGTTTAGCGCTAGTTTCCATTAACGTCCTCTTCACCCTTGATCCTAAACAGATTAAAACTAAGGTGGCATAGAAAAAGCCAAATGTAAAATATAATTAACACCCAGTAATAAAGTGATAATTAGTTGCACCTTCGAACCACCAGCAAACGGGCAGATAATCGACGCGCGCAAATGTCAGTATCAGTGGACCACTCTTCGCTAAGGCTTTTACTAAACAGTTAAAGTAAATCGCTATGAATAGACTAAGCGCCATTAGTGCTAATCTGGTAAATCAATGGCGGCTCCGCTCGATAATAGGTAAAATCAGCTCGTAATACATTAGGAGTATGGGGCACACCCTCAATCATGGCAGAACAAGTACGCATTAAGATCCAAGTCAACTCAGTAGCTACGCCACAACAACCGTCAGTAAATAAAGTACTCGCACCTAAAGCCCCCTTTGATTTAGGTAAGATTTTTGCCGCTCTCAGCATACTCATCCTGTTAGTTGGCGTACTTATTTATCGCTTTTGGCCTGCAGAAAGCCCAAGCTCAAGGCTAATTGCAGCGCCTATCGCAGTAGCGATTGATGACTCTAGCTCAAGCGCCCCCCTTGAAACAACGGCAATAAGTTTGCCCGTTCCGGAGCAAACACACCCGCAACCAAACAATATAGAGAAGGCTGCAAGCAAGGCAGTACTAGACTCACAAGCTTTAAATCAAGCGACTGCACAGGCTAGCTCAGACACTCCAGCGTTAGCTCAGACAAACCCTAATCAAACCGCCTCTGAGACAACCACGTTAAGTCAAGCAAGCGCAACGCAAGCCGCCTATGAGACAACCACGTTAAGTCAAGCAAGCGCAACGCAAGCCGCCTATGAGACAACCACGTTAAGTCAGGCAAGCGCAACACAAGCTGCCTCTGAGACAGCCACGTTAAGTCAAGCAAGCGCAACGCAAGCCGCCTCTGATACAACCAGGTTAAGTCAAGCAAGCGCCATTCAAGTTGTCTCTGACGAGCAACGTTCAAGCGAGGTAAACACCTCTGAACAACTATTGATTACACAGGAAAGCGAGAGATTAATAACTGAACCCACATTGGCTAAGCAAGCACCAAGGTGGATTAATCAACAATTACCGCGGGCGCAGCTTACCAGTGGCATTAGCCGACGCGAGCCACTCGATACACTCACGCGTATTACGCTTAGCGAGCAAAATGTTGCCTATCTCTTTTTAGAGCTACGCGGTATGCAGGGGCAGCAAGTGCAGGTGCATTGGTATCAAGGTCAACAATTACGTGCCAGTGTAGATTTAGCGATTGGCGGGCAACGCTGGCGTACTAATTCGAGTAAACAGTTTGATATGAGTAGTCGTGGCAATTGGCGTGTCAGCGTCGTCAATCAGCAGCAAAAGCTCATTTTTGAGCAAGAATTTACCGTGGATTAAGCCCCATAACTTGCAGCACCGCTAAGTCATGGTAGATTTAGTAGTAACTTTAGACCATCAAAAGGTGATTCGGTGGAGCTTGATTTAATTCGTAGCGCCCTTGGCTGGGGAGCGCTTATCAACGTAGCAGTGCTTTTGTATTGGTTTGCTTTTTTAACCTTAGCCCACGATTGGACGTATAAATGGCATTCTAAGTGGTTTAACCTTAGCGTAGAAAAATTTGACCGCTTTCATTACTTAGGGCTGGCACTCTATAAAACGGCCATTATTGCCTTCTACATCGTGCCGTATATTGCCCTTACCATCGTCTTAGATTAGTCGGTATATAACACTATCGACTTAGGCTCAGTGATCGAATATCCGACGGTGGCCACACCCTCAACGTCTTGAATTTGGGTATGAATGGTTCCTTCAACCCATATGGGTTCCCACAAGTCTTCTAATTGTAAACCCTGCTTATAAGTCACATAAACAATTTGGTTAGGTGGCGGTGGCGGATAATGCAAACACGCGCCAAAGTAGGGTACCAACAAAAACTCGGTCACTAACTCCCCCTCACTGTCTAGAGGCACAATGAAACCCGGAATACGGATCGGCGTGCCGTCTAAGTCTTGATTAACGCTAACATTGAGGTTTTGCTGACCCGCTTCGTTCATCGGCGCGTTATGGTCAACCTCAGGCATACTCATTTGTCTTTCATTTTCGGGTAATAGCTGGTCCCAAACATCTACGCCATCAGCCTGAGCATTCACGCTCAACAGCACTAGGCCAACCAGGTAATAAGCAAGTTTCATCATCGCTCCTATTTAAATTTTTATGCTCATGCCATCGCTAAGCGAATAACGATAAGCACGCCAAGCAGGCAGTACGCCTGCAATAAAGCCAATCACCACTACCGCCAACAATAAATACCACTGCTCTAGACTTGGCCAA is a window from the Agarivorans sp. TSD2052 genome containing:
- a CDS encoding DUF2914 domain-containing protein, translated to MAEQVRIKIQVNSVATPQQPSVNKVLAPKAPFDLGKIFAALSILILLVGVLIYRFWPAESPSSRLIAAPIAVAIDDSSSSAPLETTAISLPVPEQTHPQPNNIEKAASKAVLDSQALNQATAQASSDTPALAQTNPNQTASETTTLSQASATQAAYETTTLSQASATQAAYETTTLSQASATQAASETATLSQASATQAASDTTRLSQASAIQVVSDEQRSSEVNTSEQLLITQESERLITEPTLAKQAPRWINQQLPRAQLTSGISRREPLDTLTRITLSEQNVAYLFLELRGMQGQQVQVHWYQGQQLRASVDLAIGGQRWRTNSSKQFDMSSRGNWRVSVVNQQQKLIFEQEFTVD
- a CDS encoding DUF6868 family protein, with the protein product MELDLIRSALGWGALINVAVLLYWFAFLTLAHDWTYKWHSKWFNLSVEKFDRFHYLGLALYKTAIIAFYIVPYIALTIVLD
- a CDS encoding DUF3299 domain-containing protein, with the protein product MMKLAYYLVGLVLLSVNAQADGVDVWDQLLPENERQMSMPEVDHNAPMNEAGQQNLNVSVNQDLDGTPIRIPGFIVPLDSEGELVTEFLLVPYFGACLHYPPPPPNQIVYVTYKQGLQLEDLWEPIWVEGTIHTQIQDVEGVATVGYSITEPKSIVLYTD